A genomic stretch from Desulfurococcaceae archaeon MEX13E-LK6-19 includes:
- a CDS encoding RidA family protein, which translates to MVKKIVYTDKAPKPIGPYSQGVLAGKWLFIAGQIPIDPSTGKIVEGSFRDKVKRVLENIKAIVEAAGGTLDDVVKVTVYLRDIKLFKEFNEVYKEYFKENPPARVVVEVSSLPMNADLEVEAIAYIDQH; encoded by the coding sequence ATGGTTAAAAAGATCGTGTACACGGATAAAGCACCTAAACCCATTGGCCCCTATAGTCAAGGTGTTCTTGCAGGCAAATGGCTTTTTATCGCAGGACAAATACCTATAGATCCTTCTACAGGCAAGATTGTTGAAGGTAGTTTCCGTGATAAAGTAAAGAGGGTTCTCGAGAACATAAAAGCTATTGTTGAAGCTGCTGGTGGAACACTCGATGATGTCGTAAAGGTAACTGTGTACTTGAGGGACATAAAGTTGTTCAAAGAATTCAATGAAGTATACAAGGAGTATTTCAAAGAGAACCCGCCAGCAAGAGTTGTAGTAGAGGTATCTAGCCTCCCTATGAATGCTGACCTTGAAGTAGAGGCTATCGCGTATATAGATCAGCATTAG
- a CDS encoding MFS transporter, which translates to MSFTSLLTDVSTESAYAVLPFYVTAVLGFGKDVLGLIEGVGEFMASLFKLLSGWIADRIRKYKVLALIGYGLSTITKPLLAFTSHWLHVLVVKAVDRVGKGVRTSPRDVLLSMSASSKTRGRAFGFHRSMDTVGAVLGPFLAFLLLPLVGFKGVFLFCFIPGFLAVLILWLFVREPKITGPKTLPKQTREATSIQGIPRSFWMFLTALGLTGLAGYTHAFLLIRATEIGWSQENAILLLTLANIVYAATAYPVGLLGDKIGHPKLYPMAFIIQALGALIVVYTNSYYWGLLYFILYGLYHGFNDTLMRVLTSYYVPRELRAKAYGYMHGTHGFTALTGYYIVGLLYENIGVQTAFMYTTIIALIGLIVSTYLAVHQK; encoded by the coding sequence ATGAGTTTTACTAGTTTGCTGACTGATGTTTCTACCGAGTCTGCTTATGCTGTGCTCCCCTTTTACGTTACTGCCGTTCTTGGTTTTGGTAAGGATGTTCTTGGCCTTATTGAGGGTGTTGGGGAGTTTATGGCTAGTTTGTTTAAGCTTCTTAGCGGCTGGATTGCTGATAGGATAAGAAAGTACAAGGTTCTTGCTCTTATCGGCTACGGTTTATCTACTATCACAAAGCCATTGCTTGCTTTTACGAGCCACTGGCTACACGTACTCGTCGTTAAAGCTGTTGATCGTGTTGGGAAGGGTGTGAGGACTTCTCCTAGAGACGTACTCTTATCCATGAGTGCATCAAGTAAGACCAGGGGTCGTGCCTTTGGGTTCCACCGTAGCATGGATACTGTTGGCGCTGTGCTAGGTCCCTTCCTAGCCTTCCTTCTTCTACCCCTTGTTGGTTTCAAGGGAGTGTTCTTGTTCTGTTTTATACCTGGGTTCCTTGCAGTACTCATACTATGGTTGTTCGTCAGAGAACCCAAGATAACAGGGCCAAAGACATTACCCAAGCAAACACGTGAAGCTACTAGTATACAAGGTATACCGAGATCGTTTTGGATGTTCCTCACAGCACTAGGCTTAACAGGTTTGGCTGGTTATACTCATGCATTCCTCTTGATCAGGGCTACAGAGATCGGGTGGAGCCAGGAGAACGCCATACTACTCCTAACACTAGCAAACATAGTCTATGCCGCTACAGCATATCCCGTTGGACTCCTCGGCGACAAGATAGGTCACCCAAAACTATACCCCATGGCCTTCATAATACAGGCACTAGGAGCACTCATAGTAGTATATACGAACAGCTACTATTGGGGACTCCTATACTTCATACTCTACGGCCTATACCACGGCTTCAACGACACCCTAATGAGAGTACTGACAAGCTACTATGTACCGAGAGAGCTACGGGCAAAAGCCTACGGGTACATGCATGGAACCCATGGTTTCACAGCACTAACAGGATACTATATTGTAGGTCTATTATACGAGAATATAGGTGTACAAACAGCATTCATGTACACAACAATAATAGCGTTAATTGGATTAATTGTTAGCACCTATCTTGCTGTACACCAAAAGTAA
- a CDS encoding RNA-binding protein produces the protein MDTSRDYRILVAEKAVSTLEEIVKLHKLSLPLNWGAVSNLVKEAKTLLLRLKYSFLPWPDIVKSPELTQLKELSKKLASQLLQKDLLQKFKPDPFVVAEVRYVLRILYGLQYRLSLGEENKPWYAVDIEGVEVTSVHKHPNADKLYITKAEGLFLYTIITNIQDIKKGEVRAAAILPPAIIRGELSEAMYCSNPLPREYKGKRPPENLIDTKELTSIIYSIVSGKK, from the coding sequence ATGGATACGAGCAGGGATTACAGGATACTTGTTGCCGAGAAGGCTGTCAGTACTCTTGAGGAGATTGTTAAGCTCCACAAGCTCAGCCTCCCATTGAACTGGGGTGCAGTAAGTAATCTCGTCAAGGAAGCCAAGACGTTGCTGTTGAGGCTGAAATACAGTTTCCTACCGTGGCCCGACATCGTTAAGTCTCCAGAGCTTACTCAGCTTAAAGAGTTGTCTAAGAAGCTTGCTTCGCAACTACTGCAAAAGGATTTGCTCCAGAAATTCAAGCCGGACCCGTTTGTCGTCGCTGAGGTAAGGTATGTGCTGAGGATACTCTATGGGCTCCAGTACCGTCTTTCTCTCGGCGAAGAAAACAAGCCATGGTACGCTGTCGACATAGAAGGTGTAGAGGTAACTAGTGTTCACAAGCACCCTAACGCCGATAAACTCTATATAACAAAGGCTGAGGGACTATTCCTCTACACAATCATAACCAACATACAGGACATCAAGAAGGGAGAAGTACGGGCAGCAGCCATACTACCACCAGCCATTATACGTGGAGAACTAAGCGAAGCAATGTACTGCAGCAACCCACTACCAAGAGAATACAAGGGCAAGAGGCCTCCAGAAAACCTCATTGACACAAAAGAATTAACCTCAATAATCTACAGCATAGTCTCGGGGAAGAAGTAG
- the mfnA gene encoding tyrosine decarboxylase MfnA has protein sequence MGTRDPREVLRLLEELRRRDPSYVDGEVLGSMTTEPLWYSVEAFKIFINTNLNDPALFKETYRLERDVVARISSLFHGNGHGVVTYGGTESNITALYILRELRKGDIVVAPKSAHISIKKACKLLGLTLITTRLKEDYTPDLEEMCRVIRWYKDRIVAVVFTAGTTDLGIVEPVDKLVEMCGDTGVPIHVDAAYGGLLAIFLQKHRSGIPLFDFRLENVYTITVDTHKIVSPIPGSLLLVKNKELEELASFEAPYMPERKQRTLLGTRTGGVVAAIWSILEVEGFEGLEKLALDLMERAEYLVDKLGEHGFKVVRKPMLPLVAIRVPDRDRVVEGLWRNRLYVYPSTIPDVIRVVIGRHITREHINRFVDTLVRIVKK, from the coding sequence TTGGGTACACGCGATCCTAGAGAGGTTCTCCGTTTACTGGAGGAGCTGAGGCGTAGGGATCCCAGTTATGTTGATGGAGAAGTCCTTGGCTCAATGACTACTGAGCCACTTTGGTATAGTGTCGAGGCATTCAAGATCTTTATCAACACTAACTTAAACGATCCCGCGTTGTTCAAGGAGACTTATAGGCTTGAAAGAGATGTCGTGGCAAGGATATCAAGTTTATTCCATGGCAATGGCCATGGTGTTGTTACCTATGGTGGCACCGAGTCCAATATAACAGCACTCTATATTCTCAGGGAGCTCCGTAAAGGAGACATTGTTGTTGCTCCAAAGTCTGCTCACATAAGTATCAAGAAGGCTTGCAAGCTACTAGGATTGACGCTCATAACAACGAGACTCAAGGAAGACTATACCCCTGATCTAGAGGAGATGTGTAGGGTTATACGCTGGTATAAAGACCGTATTGTAGCGGTTGTTTTCACGGCGGGGACAACTGATCTAGGGATCGTGGAGCCTGTCGACAAGCTGGTGGAGATGTGTGGTGACACAGGAGTACCGATACATGTTGATGCAGCATATGGTGGACTACTAGCTATCTTCCTACAGAAACACCGATCCGGCATACCATTGTTTGACTTCAGGCTAGAGAATGTTTACACCATAACTGTTGATACACACAAGATAGTCTCCCCGATACCCGGCAGCCTACTGCTTGTCAAGAACAAGGAGCTCGAGGAACTAGCTTCTTTCGAAGCACCATACATGCCGGAGAGGAAACAAAGAACACTACTTGGCACGAGAACGGGCGGCGTAGTAGCAGCAATATGGTCTATACTAGAAGTCGAGGGATTCGAGGGACTGGAGAAACTAGCCCTAGACCTCATGGAGCGAGCAGAGTATCTTGTAGACAAACTAGGCGAGCACGGCTTCAAAGTAGTCAGGAAACCAATGCTACCACTGGTAGCAATACGAGTGCCAGACAGGGATCGTGTAGTCGAGGGGCTGTGGAGAAATAGACTCTATGTATACCCATCAACAATACCAGACGTGATACGAGTAGTCATAGGAAGACACATAACCAGAGAACACATAAACAGGTTCGTCGATACATTGGTTAGAATAGTCAAGAAGTGA
- a CDS encoding radical SAM protein, with protein sequence MAKPQAFIPGRKFPDISITGRACALGCDYCRGHYLHGMEYATSPKELYDTIRYLVKKGARGVLVSGGFTREGRLPIEPFIPVLKQAKKDFDLVISVHTGVIDKELASRLREAGVDIVDYELVLDPIVVKKVKHLDKSPEDYIRGYDTLVKHGPPYIAPHVPIGFNYGRILYEKQVIDILRDYKPYIAIFLVFIPTKGTPMENVKPPEVNDILDIIKYSRRVLGEKTILSMGCMRPWSMKFLLDKMLVEQELVDRIVNPPVKIIEMYNLEKIEACCSVPKELLYKFL encoded by the coding sequence GTGGCTAAACCACAAGCCTTCATCCCGGGGAGAAAATTCCCCGACATAAGTATAACCGGGAGAGCTTGTGCTCTCGGTTGCGACTATTGTAGAGGACACTACCTCCATGGCATGGAGTATGCTACCAGCCCGAAAGAACTCTACGACACGATAAGATACCTTGTCAAGAAGGGTGCACGTGGAGTACTCGTATCAGGAGGATTCACTCGGGAAGGCAGACTACCAATAGAGCCATTTATTCCAGTACTGAAGCAAGCTAAGAAGGATTTCGACCTAGTCATAAGTGTTCACACGGGTGTTATCGATAAAGAACTTGCGTCTAGGCTTCGTGAAGCAGGCGTCGATATAGTAGACTACGAGCTCGTACTAGACCCCATTGTCGTCAAGAAGGTGAAGCACTTGGATAAATCACCCGAAGACTATATCAGAGGGTACGATACGCTTGTTAAACATGGTCCACCATACATAGCACCCCATGTACCCATAGGATTCAACTACGGTAGAATACTCTATGAGAAACAAGTAATCGATATTCTGAGAGACTACAAGCCATATATTGCAATATTCCTCGTATTCATACCAACAAAAGGCACCCCAATGGAGAACGTTAAGCCGCCTGAGGTAAACGATATCCTCGACATAATCAAGTACTCTAGGAGGGTTCTTGGAGAAAAAACGATTCTATCAATGGGATGTATGAGGCCATGGAGTATGAAGTTCTTGCTTGATAAGATGTTGGTTGAACAAGAGCTTGTAGACAGAATAGTCAATCCTCCAGTAAAAATAATTGAAATGTATAACCTGGAGAAAATAGAGGCTTGTTGTTCTGTACCAAAAGAGCTGCTTTATAAATTCCTGTAA
- a CDS encoding radical SAM protein: MLVRASIGTLALLGFYSTRLDERPFTAYLLQYSRDGCLAGCIFCPQSRSNLQVDKELLSRIPWPVVELEEIVEKLRESRVFSRVCVESVLKKKFIDEMLEIANYIVSSGIDVPLSIAVTPVHRKYLVELEKTGVDRLGIGLDAATPSVFVAVRKPYTWRTYMEFIESALDVFGEHRVEVHLIRGLGETEREFVETMAMLMEMGVDIALFALTPVKGTLVEKYRQPSIESYRRIQLIRYLLSRGMKLEDIVFFAGDKACLKKHVVEEVLSNFDEYAGAFLTSGCPGCNRPFYNERTRGPFYNMPSHRFMRKHYELLYKEVEKALMECSQSG, translated from the coding sequence ATGCTTGTTAGAGCATCTATTGGCACATTGGCTTTACTTGGTTTTTATAGTACTAGATTAGATGAAAGACCATTTACAGCCTACTTGCTCCAGTACTCTAGGGATGGTTGTCTTGCCGGTTGTATATTTTGTCCTCAAAGCCGATCTAATCTTCAGGTAGACAAGGAGCTCTTGTCTAGGATTCCTTGGCCTGTTGTTGAGCTCGAGGAAATTGTTGAAAAACTTAGGGAGTCCAGGGTTTTCTCGAGGGTTTGTGTTGAGAGTGTCTTAAAGAAGAAATTTATTGACGAGATGCTGGAGATCGCGAATTATATAGTGTCTAGCGGTATTGATGTACCGTTAAGTATTGCTGTGACTCCTGTCCATAGAAAATATCTCGTTGAGCTCGAGAAAACCGGTGTCGACAGGCTTGGCATCGGTCTTGATGCCGCTACCCCAAGTGTTTTCGTTGCAGTAAGGAAACCGTATACCTGGAGAACATACATGGAGTTCATAGAGAGTGCACTAGATGTTTTTGGCGAGCATAGAGTTGAGGTTCACTTGATCAGGGGTCTTGGTGAGACCGAGCGCGAGTTCGTTGAGACCATGGCTATGCTCATGGAGATGGGTGTTGATATAGCATTGTTTGCATTAACCCCCGTGAAGGGCACTCTCGTGGAGAAGTATAGGCAGCCAAGCATAGAGTCCTATAGGAGAATACAGCTTATACGCTACCTATTGTCTCGTGGGATGAAGCTGGAGGATATAGTGTTCTTCGCGGGGGACAAGGCTTGCCTCAAGAAACATGTTGTTGAGGAGGTACTCAGTAATTTCGACGAGTACGCTGGAGCCTTCCTTACATCTGGTTGCCCTGGATGCAATAGACCATTCTACAATGAGAGGACTAGAGGGCCATTCTACAACATGCCCTCCCATAGATTCATGCGTAAACACTATGAATTACTGTACAAGGAGGTAGAGAAAGCTCTAATGGAGTGTAGCCAAAGTGGCTAA